One genomic region from Nymphaea colorata isolate Beijing-Zhang1983 chromosome 10, ASM883128v2, whole genome shotgun sequence encodes:
- the LOC116262673 gene encoding pectinesterase-like, with protein MAYQDTTALATATSSFGVAKILPLIMAITWQCLCYDVNLLSPERDHVRVGQQWHPTIDVAELEDCCCVAEDEVDGDDVAFPVELAGGVNTESVLVSLEAALLTSPPVTHAGSPGTSSASRFFCSINPSATQQGSPTSSGELLLEKATPESGAWLGALENCLLLSQLNTMYLNSTFATLNAVNKSAELAIEKADDVHTLLSAIVTTQETCHDGLQTASWLQERDALQQLVANESPFYRASLAMFPPKDPRKRELGRDLLQELKVRRDGLPHWVNDKKFFQVGSGSGVRSGEELFDVRGLLMHGKVVVAQNGSGNFRSINDAIAAAPEDLHPSDGYHVIKIKAGVYEENICIGSSKRNIMMVGDGIQKTIITGRRSVAGGASTYNSSTLIVLGENFVAIGITIRNTAGPAMGQAVAFLNGSDKSVLHQCSIEGYQDTLYVYSFRQFYRECNIFGTVNFIFGDAAAVFQLCNIYARVPLSGQENMVTAQGRVNPYKQTGIAIIHSNILATPKVEVAAARGEEQSYLGRPWKEYSRTVIMLSNIRGFINPAGWSAWSGDFALSTLYYGEYGNRGAGASTRNRVKWLEYHLMTIDDARNFTAGSFIDGSTWLPATKVPFSLGLL; from the exons ATGGCCTACCAAGATACGACTGCACTTGCCACTGCAACCTCCAGCTTTGGGGTGGCCAAGATATTGCCACTTATAATGGCAATTACATGGCAATGCCTGTGTTATGATGTGAATTTACTGTCCCCTGAGCGTGACCATGTTCGCGTGGGCCAACAATGGCACCCGACCATAGATGTTGCAGAGTTGGAAGACTGCTGCTGCGTCGCCGAAGATGAAGTCGACGGTGACGATGTTGCATTCCCGGTAGAACTGGCGGGAGGAGTAAACACTGAGAGCGTCTTGGTATCCCTGGAAGCTGCACTG CTGACTTCGCCGCCAGTGACGCATGCCGGCTCACCAGGAACAAGTTCTGCAAGTCGGTTCTTCTGCTCAATCAATCCCTCGGCTACTCAGCAAGGGTCTCCGACCTCATCCGGCGAGTTATTATTGGAAAAAGCCACGCCAGAATCCGGCGCATGGCTGGGGGCTCTCGAGAACTGCCTCCTCCTTTCCCAACTCAACACAATGTACTTGAATTCTACGTTTGCCACCCTCAACGCCGTTAATAAATCTGCAGAGCTAGCTATCGAAAAGGCCGACGACGTTCACACCCTTCTGAGCGCCATCGTCACCACCCAAGAGACGTGCCACGACGGGTTGCAGACAGCATCCTGGCTGCAAGAAAGAGACGCCCTCCAACAGTTGGTCGCCAATGAGTCCCCGTTCTATCGAGCCTCCCTCGCCATGTTTCCCCCGAAGGACCCCAGAAAGCGTGAACTCGGTCGGGATCTACTACAGGAGTTGAAGGTGAGGCGAGACGGCCTGCCTCATTGGGTTAATGACAAGAAATTCTTCCAAGTTGGTTCGGGTTCGGGTGTGAGGTCGGGGGAGGAGCTGTTTGATGTACGCGGATTGCTGATGCATGGGAAAGTGGTGGTCGCTCAGAACGGGAGCGGCAACTTCCGGTCGATCAACGACGCCATAGCCGCTGCTCCTGAGGATTTGCATCCGAGCGACGGCTACCATGTGATTAAGATCAAGGCAGGTgtttatgaagaaaatatatgCATAGGGTCGAGCAAGAGAAATATTATGATGGTTGGAGATGGAATTCAGAAGACCATCATCACAGGGAGACGGAGTGTGGCAGGTGGCGCCAGCACCTACAACTCGTCCACACTTA TTGTATTGGGAGAGAACTTCGTAGCCATAGGCATAACTATCCGGAACACGGCCGGACCTGCCATGGGCCAGGCGGTGGCCTTCTTGAACGGCAGCGACAAGTCTGTCTTACACCAGTGCAGCATCGAGGGATACCAGGATACTCTCTACGTTTACTCCTTCCGCCAGTTCTACCGGGAATGCAACATCTTCGGCACCGTCAACTTCATCTTCGGCGACGCAGCAGCAGTCTTCCAACTCTGCAACATCTATGCGCGGGTGCCATTGTCGGGCCAGGAGAACATGGTGACGGCTCAGGGGAGAGTAAATCCCTATAAGCAAACAGGCATTGCCATTATACATAGCAACATCTTGGCCACCCCAAAGGTGGAGGTTGCAGCGGCCCGCGGCGAGGAGCAGTCGTATCTTGGTAGGCCATGGAAGGAGTACTCGAGGACGGTGATCATGCTCTCTAACATTCGCGGCTTCATCAACCCTGCTGGTTGGTCAGCTTGGTCTGGTGATTTTGCGCTGAGCACTTTATACTACGGGGAGTACGGGAACAGGGGCGCAGGTGCAAGTACCAGGAACAGGGTAAAGTGGCTTGAGTACCATCTGATGACCATAGATGATGCCAGGAATTTTACTGCAGGTAGTTTTATCGATGGAAGTACGTGGTTGCCGGCTACAAAAGTGCCCTTCTCATTAGgattgctttaa